The sequence TCCAATATTAATTATTTTCATTGCCATGATGGAAGAATAGCCATTTTCATCaaagaaaattggagaaaagtaTTTACTTTCATTTCAACAAAGTATCAGATTATCCAAGGATGTATTACAAATGGAGGGTTTGGTTTCCTAGCTGACAGCATGAATCTATAAAGAACTATGTTCATGTCTGAAATTTACTGCCAGCCATCCACTATTTCTACATAAATTTTTAAGAGGAAAGAAGTGTCAAAAGAAAGTGGcgcttattttttttaaatggctcATTTATTTACTGACTCATAAATATGCATGTCATCAATTCACACACATACTTTCTGAATCCATTTTTTACCAAAACAAATAATTGCAGGCATTTATAATCCATCATGTGGATTTGGATTTACCAAATTAGAACTTCTTAAATAGCAACTACAAAAGTAAACATTTGAAAGGTAATGGTAATCATTTTTTCTGTCGATAAAGTATGTATCATTGGTGATGCTCCATGAGAAATCACTGGAAATTACCTTCTCTTAAGATTTTGTAAGTTATCACAAAAGCAAAGTGCTAACAAATTAATTCAGGTAGAGAATTTCGTGAAAACATAGCAGAGGGGATCTTTACACTGAAGGCTAATGAAAACCAATCTCAATGTACCTCTGTGCAGACAGCTGCTTCCAGATAATGAGAATATGTTCATGAATAATTGTGGCCACACATACATCTTGTACTACCATTTCATTGCAACTGTCAATCTCTTAATTTGTATCAGCAGTATGATATCACATTACTAAAACTTAAATATTCAGCACAGGAGAAATCTGGGGCATGCATTTATAAGAAAATGCAATGCTCCACTTGAATAGTTAAAATTTCAAACAGAGCAGCAAGATTGAGGAGTCAGGATCAACTGATTATTTAAATTTATTGTAGGTAGTTTTGAAATGTGCCCCAATACTCCAAGGTACCTTCAAGCCACTTTTACTGCCGATTTGAGGTTTAACTCCTAACTTGAAAGTTACTGGCTGACCACAATTAAAGTACATTGCTAACCTTTGAAATAAAATTGTAAGACCTGATGTTAAATGGTTTAAAAAGGACGAATTTATGGCAGGAATATGATACTTTCCATCAAAAGGAAGAATTAAACGAAATTGTTGATATTTGAATGCATTCATTACCCAGATTTCTCAACTTTAAAATCTGCAAAATCTCACATGAAGTCCGATAAAATATATCTCTCATTTTTGTATGCCAATACACTTTCACCTTCACTATCATTATCATTTGAACTAAATTCAAAACCAAACCATACTTTTTTGTACAAAACAGGAGCTTATTATTTCATGGTATTGAAACTCAATCAAGAATACGGCAAATTAAAGCATTTGATTGATTTTTCTTTAGAGTTTGATGGCAGCACAGAAGGGAATCCAAGTGGGTTCCGAGTTTCTCTGCTTCAGTGCAGGTCATGAATTCTTTATTGGAAATGTAGCTGTTTTACAAGGCTGCTCTTGTTTGTGTTTGAATGAAGTTCCAATTTTAGAATGACTTCCACATTGTACAATGCGAAAGTGATTTGTTGTTTATCATTTATTAATTATGCAAAGTAACTTATAGGTGATAACTGTCACACATCAAAAGTAAGTTTAGTCTCAATGTGCCCTTGCAAGACAAAACTGAGCATCTACCGTTTAGTAAAACAAATATTTTCCCGCAAAAGCCTACTGTGACAGTTCATGGTAAGTTTGAGATAAACCAGCTTTCTACATGTTGGAGCCTGTTGAGTGGAATAGATTGGAACAAAGGAGCGATTTTGAAACTGAAGTGATTTAACAAAATAATGATTCGATTTGGGTGTACATACTTCTGTAAGTAAGACTTAAAGAATACGAGATATATTTTAACCAAGATTAAAGTTGAAATACAAAAGTGTAATGTTACAATCAGTTACATAGCTTCAAACGTTTGCTTATGGCGCTAAGAAGTCTAGAGAGGTATGCACATATGCAGGAAGGCTGTCGCTTCATTTCCTGAAGCGTTTTAATAAATGTGTACTTGATTTCCATGTAGCTGGAATAATTGAGTGTTGGAGTAATGAGCTAGCAGACAATTACCGTTCCAGATTTGGTAATGGCAGGGCGATGTTATCTGAATGAAGCCTATCAGTTGAAATGTCTGTAATTGCGCTGTCAAACAGCTGAGGAGCACTCCCCTTTCAGCTTATGGCCACTTCAAAATGAAATTCTTTCTTCGGCTTGGTTCTGCCCGATATGCAGGCGTCAAAGAGAAGGCAGCAGGTCACCGCCTCGGGCCAGTCGCCTTTCTAAGAGATAGTACAGGTACAGCGATTGTTGGGCAGAAGGGAGAACTGATTTCCTTTGCGGTCAGTTTGGAAGCTCCAAACAAAAAGAAGTGACTTTGCCGGCACGGCCACTGGGAGACGATGAGTTTGAGTGAGAGGTTTTCTTGCGTTGGAACTATCACAGGAGGCTGAGATCTGGGGAGGCGTTGCTAACTCGGCAGCAGTGGCAGACTGGGTGTTCCTGCTGCTCTCATTCAGTGAAGCGGCACCTTCTGGATGCTTTCTGATTGTTTTGGATAAGATGATGGATATAATTGGATCAATATGGAGCCGGGGCACCAAGGAAATGGGGGCAAGTCTCAAGGATACCATTACATGAAAATCAAAGCGCTTCTATAAAGTACAACGGAATTTTCCCTCAATCATTCCTTTTCTGAATCTAGTGAGAATAATTTCGCTCCTTTTCAAATAAAAAACCAAAATTCTGAACAGAAACATAAGGAAACAAAATGGTCATATGCAACAGTAGCAGTTCTGCGGAATGACTTCAGCCATGGGTTTGAATCCAAATGTAACATTTACTATCCGGCCATCAGAAGGATTGTCTTTACAAACAGATATTCCAGAGGGGTTCAACTCCAAATAGAAATGATTCGTCTATTAACTAAATATTTATAATTCACAGATAAAACGCACAGGCAAACGCTGAAGATAAAAATCAGGATGAATTCGAACTAGGAGCAGGCGCTTTGCCTCCTCATGGAGTTTTAGTGTAAACTCAATCTCAGCCTGCCagcgtggacctgaccaaacCAACTCGGCATTTACATCGTCTCCTGACTCCATTTTTGTTCAACAAAGGCTAACATTTGAATTCCTCTTAAACACAACAGTAGCATGTATATAATAACTTCAAATGCGAATATTACAttcgttttttttaaagaaaatgacGCGTAATTCCGATGCCACGTGACAAAAGCAATGTAAAGGAATAAACTTGACATACAATTCGATACTGTTTGTAGTCATTTAAAAAAAGGACAGAGTCACTTGTGTGGAGCGACCCAAGGCAGACCAGACTACTTAAGGGCTGGAATACATTCCTAAATATTTCAGACATGAAAGTcgcttccccccctcccccaccatggTATACAGTTTAGGAGATATGATGTGGAACGAAAACAAATGTTTCCTGAGGGAATGCAATCATCAGATCCTTTTTAAAGATTTATCCAAGTTGGCCACAGTTGAAAACGAACAGGGCCGTGAGTAAATTGCGGAGCATGGCTGAGTTTTGCCTGAGGGCCTGATCCGCTTTCTCCACCTGCACACTCCAGGGAGCACAGGCTGAGGCAACTCGTGCAGCTTTCCTCTGGAGTTTGCAAGCCAGCTAGACCCTTTTTGGGCCTAAGCAGTCTGCATTTCAACATCTCCAAAAAATTACGGCTGCATGCAGCCTTGATTAACATCTGCTAACCCTCCCGCTACCTTCCTCCCATTCGTTTGACAATGATTTGCTGGAAGGCAAACCCTTTTTTTTATTTGGAGGGGGATGGGCTGGGGAAGAGGAGGGCACAGATGAAAGGAGAAACACCGTAATACAGTAACCCCTGGTGACAACTATATTCTCACTAAAAAGAGATTTCAGCAAATTAAAGTTTAATCACGAGAGAAATTTGACAAGTGTTAGTTTAAGGTACACTGTTAATTGGAATCTGACTTCTGGTTTGGCGCAAGGAGCTGTTTGATCTGCGTCAAGGTGTTCCTGCCACAGGGTCTGAAATGCCAGGGACATGAAAGACAAAACAGGTCTGAAAACAGTAAAGGAGATCCAGCCTTTTTACTGCATCTTTTGCAAGACCACCCTGTCCTTTCCAGCTATTCACTGTCCAGTAATTACCCAGCGAACCAAAGAAACCCATATACAGCCATTAACATAAGGACCGGGTTTGTTGACATTTTTCATGTATGCTAGTCTCCGTTcacaccttttttaaaaaaaataacaatCAGCTTCCCAATAAAGGCACGACAATACTTAAAGCGTTTCCTCTGAGAGAACTCAGTTTTAGATAGGTAATTCTGCAAACACTTCCACACTGTGAACTGAACTGcaaaaaaggtgaaaaataatAAATAGTACACTTCATGAACATTTATGAACATTTTTTCTATATTCCAATTTAAACATATACATTCTAATATACAGTTAACAAAGACGTTGTACAGAAATTTATTTTACGTTTAAAATATGActcatttttattttccttttataTGTAGTTATAAATATATTTTGTCAAAATATATGATCATATGGTCAACATTTGCACATAAGTCATAAATAATGTAATGGTGAACGCTGTTATGAATAGTGTccagacatttttttaaaaaaagatcaaTTCTTATTATTTCTCAGCGGCACCCACATCCCTCTACAACCATTTCCTGATAGTTTTTCAGAACAACTTTGTCATATTCGTCCAAGTAGAGCATTGAGATGGGACTGAGTTCCGTCGGGACACAGCAAGCTTTAGGGATGTTGGCATTGACAGAATTGACCAGGGTCTGCACGATGGCGTGGTTGGTAGAGTTTAGATGGTCCGCCAGTGGGAACGGGCAGTCCCCGTGACAGTAAAAAGCTTGGTAACCAGGGGGTGCCACTATCCAGTCATTCCAGCCCACATCGCTGAAATCCACATAGAGAGAGTGCCTCCTGCAGTGCGATTTGTTTTTCTTACGCCTCTGGCCCTTGCTGCTCCGTTTCACCCTCCGGGTGAGAGCGTGTCCCTTGCCATCGTGGCTGAACGTTACAAGCAAGGGCCTGAGCTGCGACCAGTCGCCGTGCCTCTGCTGCGGTGACCGGCGCATCCGGACGTGTTGACTCTTTGACCCGTTCAAGTGGGTGACCTCCACGGCCAGCCCGTGGTTGGGCTGCTTTTGCACGGTCCATCTGAGTACCGCCGGGCTCACATCGAAGCTCTCCCACCGTGTCCTGTTCTGGTGGACCAGCCTGGTGTCTAAGAGCCTGGTGATCAGCTCGCCCCTCTCGCTCGGGGCTCTCATGATCTCGTACACGTTGATACGGTGGAGTCCGTCGGCCCGGTCCCACACGCTGTCGATTCGCTCCCGGTAAAGCCGCAGCTCTGCGGAAGACAGCACCTCGTTCTCAGGCACCACGCTGATATTAAACACGAAGCGAAGCTGCGAGTCTTCTCTCTGCCCTGGCATCAGCTCCAAGTGTTCTGTTACGCAACAGAAAGGAAAGACAACCCTTAAAAAATCTCGATTCGCCCACGGAAAATTAAAATGGCTCGGGACCAAAATAGGATACCCGTAATTTAATCAAAACATACAGCCTGAGAGCAGACCGACTAAGAGACTTTTACAAAACATGCGCTCGACCTAAACAACAAAAGCTGCTGGGGAGAGGGAAATTAATGCTACCGACCGTCTCCCTGCTAAACACTAACTGCGAATGACGGCTGGCTTCAGAAAACATTCCTGTTACCTGCCAGAAATCCCCTTTCcaacaacccccccccacccccccacccccaataatTACCGGGCCATGAATTCTAACCGGTGTCGCCTAAAACTCCATATAGATACTGCAGCCATCAATTGATGTCAAATAAGCTTTTAATTTAAACATTATAATATACATAATCCACGTTTTAAAATTACATACATGGTGTCCtaaaaaaacacaggaacaaacagTGGCTCCCGTCGCTCTAACAGAAACTCAACGCAAGCCGATAAATTGCTTATGCATACAGCTTAATCTCCCGCCACCGTCTGTTAGTATTGATCCAGCTATCATTCCTGCCTCTAATCAATACAATCAGCTTCATGTTTCTGGGACAGTGATTGCAAGTCCAGTACCTTCATGGTGAAAGCTCCTCACGGTGTTGGCCCGGCTTGTGGATCTCTCAGGATATTCGAAACTAATGTCGTGAGTGACCTCGTCCCCAGACTGCAGCCTGTACAGATCCAACATGTACTGGGGGACGACAGCGGACTTACTGGGCTGTGGGCGCCGTTGCAGTCCGAACATGTTGAGTAAAGTGGCCTCAAATTCCCGTAGCAGTTCATGGTTTTGCGGAGAGCGACGTCCACCCGCCTGGCTTTGCTCAGCAAACTTTTTCCTCCCTTCCTCTGGTATCAGACTAGCATTACCTCCCAGTAAGACCTGGCATAATAAAATTACCATCAGCATTCGGTTACCAGGAATCATGGTGTCTCTGTGGAGCAAAACaagcaacaacaaaaaaaaccGAATGAGAATTACGAGTAATCTTCAATCAACGCCCCAGAGAGAGAACGCacgacacagagaaagagagtgagagaagaggtATAATTACTTGGTCTCAACTCGGTTACAGTTAAATAGCCCATAATCAGGCAGATAGCACCATCCTGTTACTCTTTTGTGTTTTCACTATCTTAGTAATTATCTTAGACTGGTTTCTTTGGAGGCAACACGTTCAAAATGTTGCACTGGGCATTTCACCAAACGCCTCATGATTtttgagaaatggagagaaaaaggCACATAATTCGTGCGAagagttttttaaaatttaaaatgtgTTCACATTTCTAGATTGACTGCTTTTGATTGCTATGGGTCTGTCGATGCAACATTTCCTTAATTGTTTTCGTGATAAGCAAGGTACAAGTGCACCCCCTCAACCGAAACGTATTCTCACCCAACAAGAGAGCTGTAATAGTGTAGGGAAGGACCGCAAGTACATGTTTAAGAGAGGAATCAAATAAATGGATAAAAACACATAGATATCGCTACAGTGTGAAACCGGGAAGTATGAATCCTTATTTATTAGGATAGTATAAAATAGGTCTACTCACTGACAGAAAACAAGGCAGATGAAAACAGTCCATGATTCTTGACAGCCGATCTTGGACAAGTTCTTGAAAAGCTCAGGGACTCTGGAGCTTGGCTGCTCGGCTACGTATTATCGAATCCCTCCTGGAACAGTATTTGAATATAATGAGCAGGCTCTCCGTTTCCTCTCGGCGACGTCAGACAGCCCCTCCCCAGCTGCCAATCAAGCCACAATCCCCGCCTCCCCGGCTGACGCTCCACCCCACACCGCTCGCACACCGCCGGCCCCGCCCCCTAAAGTGAGCACCGCCGGCCACGCCCACTACAGTCCGCGCCCCGCCGGTCACGCCCCAAGCGGCGAGGCCGACGTCAGCCCCGCCCCCTGTATTTATGCACACCACGCCCCATCTGTCAATCAACTTCCAGTCCCACCCCGTCCCTCCCGCACTTCAGCTCCCACGCCGCTGGCCACGCCCCCTACGCGTGAATCCTGCCCTGTACCGCCCCCCGCAGCTCGACACGGCGGCGACGTCCCCCTCAGGGGCCGCCCTACCGCCCCGCCCACATCAAAACCCTCCCGACCGGCCCTGACCCCTTCAGGCTGCACCCCGCCGGCGCAACCGCATCTGCTAATCAACATCAAGCCCCACCCCTTCACCGTTCACCCACCGACGTCCCGCCTGTCCCCGCGCTGGCCAAGGGCGGGCACTGCGATACACTGTGCTGTCAATCAACATACCCGTCCCGCCCAAGATACCGCCCACCCATCTTCCCCGGCTACTGTCCAATCCAAATCACCAGCTGCGCCCCAACCACCAATcaaaggcatgacctgcccactACTGAAGCCAAGTGGCTCACCCGCTCTCTATGGGGAGCCCCGATTGCTGGCCATGCACCGTAACCTGACTGGCCTTCACAGACACGAACCCTCATAGCCCTGCCTCCTCCAAAGTCAGGGTTATCCCCAACCTCAATGTCAGTCACTTCATTGTCCATCACCCCGCAGACccgctccttcactgtccatcacCCCGCAGACCCGCTCCTTCATTGTCCACCACCCCGCAGACccgctccttcactgtccatcacCCCGCAGACCCGCTCCTTCATTGTCCACCACCCCGCAGACCCGCTCCTTCATTGTCCATCACCCCGCAGACccgctccttcactgtccatcacCCCGCAGACCCGCTCCTTCATTGTCCACCACCCCGCAGACccgctccttcactgtccatcacCCCGCAGACccgctccttcactgtccatcacCCCGCAGACccgctccttcactgtccaccaccccGCAGACccgctccttcactgtccaccacccgCAGACccgctccttcactgtccaccaccccGCAGACccgctccttcactgtccatcacCCGCAGACccgctccttcactgtccaccaccccGCAGACccgctccttcactgtccatcacCCCGCAGACccgctccttcactgtccatcacCCCGCAGACccgctccttcactgtccatcacCCCGCAGACccgctccttcactgtccatcacCCCGCAGACccgctccttcactgtccatcacCCCGCAGACccgctccttcactgtccatcacCCCGCAGACCCGCTCCTTCATTGTCCACCACCCCGCAGACccgctccttcactgtccatcacCCCGCAGACCCGCTCCTTCATTGTCCACCACCCCGCAGACCCGCTCCTTCATTGTCCATCACCCCGCAGACccgctccttcactgtccatcacCCCGCAGACCCGCTCCTTCATTGTCCACCACCCCGCAGACccgctccttcactgtccatcacCCCGCAGACccgctccttcactgtccatcacCCCGCAGACccgctccttcactgtccaccaccccGCAGACccgctccttcactgtccaccacccgCAGACccgctccttcactgtccaccaccccGCAGACccgctccttcactgtccatcacCCGCAGACccgctccttcactgtccaccaccccGCAGACccgctccttcactgtccatcacCCCGCAGACccgctccttcactgtccatcacCACGCAGACccgctccttcactgtccaccaccccGCAGACccgctccttcactgtccatcacCCCGCAGACccgctccttcactgtccaccacccgCAGACccgctccttcactgtccatcacCCCGCAGACccgctccttcactgtccaccacccgCAGACccgctccttcactgtccaccaccccGCAGACccgctccttcactgtccatcacCCCGCAGACccgctccttcactgtccaccaccccGCAGACCCGCTCATTCACTGTCCATCACCCCGCAGACccgctccttcactgtccaccacccgCAGACccgctccttcactgtccaccaccccGCAGACccgctccttcactgtccaccacccgCAGACccgctccttcactgtccaccaccccGCAGACccgctccttcactgtccatcacCCGCAGACccgctccttcactgtccaccaccccGCAGACccgctccttcactgtccatcacCCCGCAGACccgctccttcactgtccaccaccccGCAGACccgctccttcactgtccatcacCCCGCAGACccgctccttcactgtccatcacTCTGCAGACccgctccttcactgtccaccaccccGCAGTCCCACTGTCAATCACCCcatagctaaaaatcacacaacaccaggtcagagtccaacaggtttatttgggtgcacgagctttcggagcgctgctctttcatcaggtagctgtgggggtggatcatacaacacagaatttataaccaGGGCCACCCCCCGACCTCAATGTCAGTCACTATATACACTCGCTTCTTCACTGTCAATCACCCTATAGACCCGCTCCTCGCTGTCAATCATCCTCCAGACCTGCTTCTCCACTGTCAATCACGATAAAGGtctgctccttcactgtcaatCAACCCATAGACCCACATCTTCACAGTCAATCACCCTATAGACCCGCTCCATCATTGTCAATAACTCTATAGTCCCGCTTCTCCACTGTCAATcatcttacacacactctctttcactgtCAATCATCCTAGAGGCCTGCACTAACAATGCCAATGATCCTATAGACCCACTCTTTCACTGTCAATCATCCTGACCTCTTTCTTCGATGTCAATCACCCTATAGATCTGCTTCTTCAGTGGCAATCACCAAAttgatggtatagtggacagtgaagaaggttagctaAGACTACAAAGAGatattgatcaattgggtcaatggctGACGAGTGATAGGTGGGAGCTAATTTCGGAAAAATGCAAGGTATTGGTAAAACAAACCAGGAcgagacttatacaattaatgggaaggccctggggagtgtggTAAAACAGAAAGGCCTAGGGGTTCagggacataattctttgaaatgtgtgtcacaggtagacaggatagtgaagaagatgtttagtATGCTTGCATTCATTACACAGACCTTTGAgtctaggagttgggatgtcatgttgaggttgtataggccattgtgaggcctcttctggagtactctgtacagttctgatcatcctgctataggaaggatattattaggtTGGTgtgggttcagaaaggatttactagGATGGAGGTTTTGAATTATAAAAACAGGGTGGATAggttgggacatttttcactggagcataggttGAGGGTACTTTATATAGGTACATAAAATGAtgagggcatagataagatgaatagcaagggtcttttcacTTAAGGTGGGTTCAAACCTAGGGCGTatgtttttaaagtgagaggggaaaattttctTCAAAAGTGTTTTAGGGACAACTTTTTACAGAGTGGTTCAGGTGTGGAATGAAATACCAGACGAAGTAGTGGATGCAGGTGCAACATTTAAAGACATTtgtataagtacatgaataggaaaggtttgaagggaaaAAGGCTAAATGcagacaagtttagtttgggaacatggtcagtgtggatgataggagagtccaaaactagagggcacagctttaaggtgagagtggaaagttatgaaagggacctaagggccaatGGTGTGTGTAtgatatgagctgccagaggaagtggtggtggctggtacaattacaacatttaaaatgtatctggatgggatacatgaataggacaggtcaaatgctggcaaacagaactagattaatttaggatatctggttggtatggctgagttggactgaagggtctgtttccatgctgtatgtttctatgattctatgaatccaTAACCTGTTAGACCCGCTACTTCACTGTCAGtcatttgatgaagggcttttgcccgaaacgttgatttcgctgctcgttgaatgctgcctgaactgctgtgctcttccagcaccactaatccagtcattCTATAGGTCTACTCTTTCAGTGTCAATCACCATATAGCctgattcattcctgatgaagggcttttgcccaaaatgtttaTTTATCTGCTCAtgggatgctgccagacttgctgtgcttttccagcaccactctaatcttgaaccTGTTCCTTCTGTGTCAATTACCCCATAGGCCTGCTCTTCAGTGTCAGTCACTCTATAGGCCCACTCCTTCACTCTCAAAACCCTATACGCCCACCGTTGCATGCCAATTACCCTAAAGGCCCACCGTTGCACTGTCAATCACCATACTGACCACGCCTCCATCACAGTCGTCACCCAGCTCCTTCTTCATTGTCAGTCACCTCGGGCCACGCCTGACTGCCAATCATCCGGAGGCCCGCCAGAGCTCACGGCCCACCTGTCAATCACCGGACAAGACAACACCCTCCCAACCTGCCCCCTGAACAAGCGACGTCCCAGTGCATGGGCACCAATCAGAGCGCTAGGCTAGGAGGCTGATCACCTGTCAATCATTGTGGGGTTCGGAGCCTCAGGCTGCAGTCGCCGCTGCTGAAACACCATGAGCATTGCGGCCAATGTGAAGAGACCCAGGAGACACA is a genomic window of Chiloscyllium punctatum isolate Juve2018m chromosome 4, sChiPun1.3, whole genome shotgun sequence containing:
- the bmp4 gene encoding bone morphogenetic protein 4 isoform X1, with amino-acid sequence MDCFHLPCFLDTMIPGNRMLMVILLCQVLLGGNASLIPEEGRKKFAEQSQAGGRRSPQNHELLREFEATLLNMFGLQRRPQPSKSAVVPQYMLDLYRLQSGDEVTHDISFEYPERSTSRANTVRSFHHEEHLELMPGQREDSQLRFVFNISVVPENEVLSSAELRLYRERIDSVWDRADGLHRINVYEIMRAPSERGELITRLLDTRLVHQNRTRWESFDVSPAVLRWTVQKQPNHGLAVEVTHLNGSKSQHVRMRRSPQQRHGDWSQLRPLLVTFSHDGKGHALTRRVKRSSKGQRRKKNKSHCRRHSLYVDFSDVGWNDWIVAPPGYQAFYCHGDCPFPLADHLNSTNHAIVQTLVNSVNANIPKACCVPTELSPISMLYLDEYDKVVLKNYQEMVVEGCGCR
- the bmp4 gene encoding bone morphogenetic protein 4 isoform X2; translation: MIPGNRMLMVILLCQVLLGGNASLIPEEGRKKFAEQSQAGGRRSPQNHELLREFEATLLNMFGLQRRPQPSKSAVVPQYMLDLYRLQSGDEVTHDISFEYPERSTSRANTVRSFHHEEHLELMPGQREDSQLRFVFNISVVPENEVLSSAELRLYRERIDSVWDRADGLHRINVYEIMRAPSERGELITRLLDTRLVHQNRTRWESFDVSPAVLRWTVQKQPNHGLAVEVTHLNGSKSQHVRMRRSPQQRHGDWSQLRPLLVTFSHDGKGHALTRRVKRSSKGQRRKKNKSHCRRHSLYVDFSDVGWNDWIVAPPGYQAFYCHGDCPFPLADHLNSTNHAIVQTLVNSVNANIPKACCVPTELSPISMLYLDEYDKVVLKNYQEMVVEGCGCR